The window TTGGACCGGAGGATGTCCCGGCCCTGGGAATTAAGGTGCTTCAGGCGGAGCGGGAATTCAATCGAAAGGCCGGATTCACCAGCAAGGACGATCGATTGCCCGGGTTCTTCTACAAGGAGGCCCTCCCGCCCCACAATACGGTCTTCTCCATTTCAGATGAAGAGCTGGACCGGACATTCGATTTCTAAGGGCAACAACTGCCTGAAAATATTGCCATTCACTGATTGAAAGGAGGCTTTTTATGCCACAAAGAGAAGGCGAAACCGATTATAAGTACGAGGACTATGCAGCGGATATGGCCTACCATCGAATTCAATCAACGTCGGATTTGGTCAATCAAAAGATGAAAATTACCCTGGATTCAGGGACGGTCTTCGATCTCGAATTCATTGAGCCCAACAAGGTGAACTGGCGGAGCGGTTCCACGAACGGAACGGATTGGTACGAGGCGATCGAGGTTGCGCCTCGAACGTACTTTATTGACATGACCTTTGCCAATGAACCGCGACAATGCCGCACCTTTTTCGTCAACACCGAAAGCCGTCAGGCGCTGTCAGTGCACACTGTTATGCGCGAGGGGGATATCGGTAAAGAGCCCCGTGCAATACAGGATTTCACTCCCGGCGTACTCGGTGATCCGGCAATCCCGCCCACAGGCCTGAAGCCGGCGCCCACCCGCGATCTGATAGGGCTTCGGGCCCTTTACATCTACAACCCCAACCAATGTTTCGAACATATCTATCTGAACGAGAAGCGTTATGCCTGGCATTGCATTGTCGGACCCCTGAAAGGGGAGTCGGACGTTGAACTTCACATCACCTACAAATTCGACGTCAACCAGTACATTTTCAGTTGGCGCGAA is drawn from Deltaproteobacteria bacterium and contains these coding sequences:
- a CDS encoding molybdenum cofactor biosynthesis F family protein, which produces MPQREGETDYKYEDYAADMAYHRIQSTSDLVNQKMKITLDSGTVFDLEFIEPNKVNWRSGSTNGTDWYEAIEVAPRTYFIDMTFANEPRQCRTFFVNTESRQALSVHTVMREGDIGKEPRAIQDFTPGVLGDPAIPPTGLKPAPTRDLIGLRALYIYNPNQCFEHIYLNEKRYAWHCIVGPLKGESDVELHITYKFDVNQYIFSWREFGLPVSTVFFHNWDQMRETGKFFAIGEDGKIANTPAGALIRKLSVTFYPEDMQPL